The following DNA comes from Janthinobacterium sp. TB1-E2.
GGCGTCAGTGCCGGCGGATTGGCGGCGCTGGCGGGCGGAAATGGCAGCTGGCAGGCCCTGACGGCCGCTATTGTCGGCGTGGCGGCCACCCTGTTATTGCGGCGCAGCCGTTTTGGCAAGGCGGCGCGGCGCGATGCGGCGCAGGATCCGAATGTAAATCTCGATATCGGCCAAAGCGTGGCGGTCGCGCATTGGGTCGATGGCGCGGCGCGCGTCATGTATCGCGGCGCCTTGTGGGATGTGGAACTGATTCCCGGCAGCGATACGCAGGCCGGTCATTACACCATACGTGCCGTGCGTGGCAGCCGTTTGATTGTTGGATAACCTGGAGAATAAATTATGGAAGTAAGTATCGGAAGCGTGTCGCTGATCTTGTTATTGCTGGCGTTGGTATTTGTCTTCAAGACGGTCAATGTCGTGCCGCAGCAGCATGCCTGGGTGGTGGAGCGCTTGGGCAAGTTCCATGCGGTATTGGGTCCTGGCCTGAATATTGTCGTGCCTTTTGTTGACCGTATCGCTTACAAGCATGTGCT
Coding sequences within:
- a CDS encoding NfeD family protein gives rise to the protein MAEWVGWFVAAGAVLILELFTGTFYLLMIAIGVSAGGLAALAGGNGSWQALTAAIVGVAATLLLRRSRFGKAARRDAAQDPNVNLDIGQSVAVAHWVDGAARVMYRGALWDVELIPGSDTQAGHYTIRAVRGSRLIVG